The Anomaloglossus baeobatrachus isolate aAnoBae1 chromosome 10, aAnoBae1.hap1, whole genome shotgun sequence genome has a segment encoding these proteins:
- the KCNA4 gene encoding potassium voltage-gated channel subfamily A member 4 has protein sequence MEVAMVSAESSGCSSHLPYGYAQARARERERLAHSRAAAAQQQQQQAAAAAEGGSAGGGACQSSARAPVTSSNSSGGNLKRATQSEQQEASLRRKKAGTRRKYWPLGGCGRWRSRHHQAGNECSSGGAGGGGEEDGGTFPSELAPCGSEEMMLREEEEDEEEEGADRTLCRADRSPGYQPVYSEFECCERVVINVSGLRFETQLKTLSQFPDTLLGDADKRMRYFDPLRNEYFFDRNRPSFDAILYYYQSGGRLKRPVNVPFDIFSEEVKFYELGEEALLKYREDEGFVKEEEKRLPDNEFKRQVWLLFEYPESSGPARGIAIVSVLVILISIVIFCLETLPEFRDDKDQLLSAGDEDDPYNGTAGAGGFAGAGGHSAFSDPFFIVETVCIVWFSFEFAVRLFACPSKPGFFRDIMNIIDIVSILPYFITLGTELGNQPPQQPQPLPPAGQQQQQAMSFAILRIIRLVRVFRIFKLSRHSKGLQILGHTLRASMRELGLLIFFLFIGVILFSSAVYFAEADEPTTHFHSIPDAFWWAVVTMTTVGYGDMKPITVGGKIVGSLCAIAGVLTIALPVPVIVSNFNYFYHRETENEEQTPLAASVSSCPYLPTNLLRKLRSSTSSSLQDKSEYLEMEEGLKESLCVRDKSSQDNGNETFKYNCVNLKTLETDV, from the coding sequence ATGGAGGTTGCCATGGTGAGCGCAGAAAGCTCCGGCTGCAGCAGCCACCTGCCCTATGGGTACGCGCAGGCTCGTGCCCGAGAGCGGGAGCGCCTGGCACACTCCCGGGCGGCCGCTgctcagcaacaacaacaacaggcAGCAGCCGCGGCAGAAGGCGGGAGCGCGGGGGGCGGGGCCTGCCAATCCTCCGCGCgcgcccccgtcaccagcagcaataGTAGTGGTGGGAACTTGAAGCGCGCGACCCAGTCAGAGCAACAGGAGGCATCATTGAGAAGGAAGAAAGCGGGCACCCGGCGCAAGTACTGGCCCCTGGGCGGCTGCGGCAGGTGGAGGAGCCGGCACCACCAAGCGGGCAACGAATGCAGCAGCGGAGGCGCCggcggaggaggagaagaagacggAGGCACCTTCCCCTCGGAGCTGGCTCCCTGCGGCTCTGAGGAGATGATGCTGAGGGAAgaagaggaggacgaggaggaggagggggcggacAGGACGCTGTGCCGGGCGGACCGCAGCCCCGGGTACCAGCCGGTGTACAGCGAGTTCGAGTGCTGCGAGCGCGTCGTCATCAACGTGTCCGGGCTCCGCTTCGAGACGCAGCTGAAGACGCTGTCGCAGTTCCCGGACACACTGCTGGGCGACGCCGACAAGAGGATGCGCTACTTCGACCCGCTCCGGAACGAGTACTTCTTTGATCGGAACCGGCCGAGCTTTGACGCCATCCTGTACTACTACCAGTCGGGCGGGCGGCTGAAGCGGCCGGTCAATGTGCCCTTCGACATcttctctgaggaggtgaagttctATGAGCTGGGGGAGGAGGCGCTGCTGAAGTACCGGGAGGACGAGGGCTTCGTGAAGGAGGAGGAGAAGCGGCTGCCGGACAACGAGTTCAAGCGGCAGGTGTGGCTGCTGTTCGAGTACCCCGAGAGCTCCGGGCCGGCCCGGGGCATCGCCATCGTGTCCGTGCTGGTCATCCTCATCTCCATCGTCATCTTCTGCCTGGAGACGCTGCCCGAGTTCCGGGACGATAAGGACCAGCTGCTGTCTGCGGGCGACGAGGACGACCCTTATAACGGCACCGCGGGGGCGGGGGGCTTCGCGGGGGCAGGCGGGCACAGCGCCTTCAGCGACCCCTTCTTCATCGTGGAGACTGTGTGCATTGTGTGGTTCTCCTTCGAGTTTGCAGTGCGGCTCTTCGCCTGCCCCAGTAAGCCCGGCTTCTTCAGGGACATCATGAACATCATAGACATTGTGTCCATCCTGCCTTACTTCATCACCCTGGGCACCGAGCTGGGGAATCAGCCCCCGCAGCAGCCCCAGCCCCTGCCCCCCGccggccagcagcagcagcaggccatgTCCTTTGCCATCCTGAGAATAATCCGCCTGGTCAGGGTCTTCCGAATCTTCAAGTTGTCCAGGCACTCCAAGGGTCTGCAGATATTGGGGCACACGCTGAGGGCCAGCATGAGAGAACTGGGGCTGCTCATCTTCTTCCTTTTCATTGGAGTTATCCTCTTCTCCAGCGCTGTGTACTTTGCGGAGGCTGACGAGCCCACCACACACTTCCATAGCATCCCGGATGCCTTCTGGTGGGCGGTGGTCACCATGACTACAGTGGGTTATGGCGATATGAAGCCTATCACTGTCGGGGGCAAGATAGTGGGATCCCTGTGTGCCATAGCTGGGGTATTGACCATCGCATTGCCCGTGCCGGTCATCGTCTCCAACTTTAACTATTTTTACCACAGGGAAACTGAGAACGAGGAGCAGACTCCGCTGGCGGCCAGCGTCTCCAGCTGCCCCTATTTGCCTACCAATTTATTGAGGAAGTTAAGGAGCTCGACGTCTTCCTCTCTGCAGGACAAGTCCGAGTATCTGGAGATGGAGGAAGGGCTGAAGGAGTCTCTGTGCGTCAGGGACAAGTCCAGCCAGGACAACGGCAACGAGACTTTTAAGTATAACTGTGTGAATTTAAAGACTCTGGAAACCGATGtgtga